From Deinococcus terrestris, one genomic window encodes:
- a CDS encoding D-alanyl-D-alanine carboxypeptidase/D-alanyl-D-alanine-endopeptidase produces the protein MRRVLALLLLPPALGALSRAQAPPPSTPVHVTLTRSPGLSADVRRALSDMPPGVRLGLLVRDLETGEVLEAREDTLSLIPASTVKLVTAAAVLLDRGDAGWWSTELTVLAAEQGRARVSHLTLRGGGDPTLSASDGPNSLRALARQAYARGLREVGAVRLDERRLNAAAWNDLVLGVPMTAVGLTDWYASPPTSAAQARAWAGAALIRELRRAGVRVRSDAVGTAPRYVPPVPPLRRDKRGRFLPPDPLIPVAQRPEQAVASVRSARPFRTLANVLRPSDNLRSEELLASLASPPGTLTRALGREWAALWQLGVDTSGVELADGSGLSRDNRLTARALVDLLDRMYDVPYVRGEARAEVPGQTYRARRNAFAEALPQAGVGGDKAGRGGTLALRMQGTGLDVRAKTGTLPGVSALAGYVTAESGRVLGFALLMNGPRETPILTLRAVQDEVVEAVAGRY, from the coding sequence GTGCGCCGCGTCCTCGCCCTGCTTCTGCTGCCCCCGGCTCTGGGGGCGCTGTCGCGGGCGCAGGCGCCGCCACCTTCCACGCCCGTCCACGTCACGCTGACCCGTTCGCCGGGCCTGAGCGCCGACGTGCGGCGGGCGCTGTCGGACATGCCGCCCGGCGTGCGGCTGGGGCTGCTGGTCCGTGACCTGGAGACGGGCGAGGTGCTGGAGGCCCGCGAGGACACCCTGTCCCTGATTCCCGCGAGTACGGTCAAGCTGGTGACGGCGGCGGCGGTGCTGCTGGACCGAGGCGACGCGGGCTGGTGGAGTACCGAGCTGACGGTCCTCGCCGCCGAGCAGGGCCGGGCGCGGGTGTCCCACCTGACGCTGCGGGGTGGGGGAGACCCTACCCTGAGCGCCTCGGACGGCCCCAACAGCCTGCGGGCGCTAGCGAGACAGGCCTACGCCCGTGGCCTACGCGAGGTCGGCGCCGTGCGGCTGGATGAGAGGCGGCTGAACGCGGCGGCCTGGAACGACCTCGTGCTAGGGGTGCCCATGACTGCTGTGGGGCTGACCGACTGGTATGCCTCGCCCCCCACGTCGGCGGCGCAGGCCCGTGCGTGGGCAGGAGCGGCGCTGATTCGGGAACTGCGGCGGGCCGGGGTGCGGGTGCGCTCGGATGCGGTGGGCACGGCACCCCGTTACGTCCCCCCCGTGCCGCCCCTGCGCCGGGACAAGCGGGGCCGCTTCCTGCCGCCCGATCCCCTCATCCCAGTAGCCCAGCGGCCCGAGCAGGCCGTCGCCTCCGTCCGCAGTGCGCGGCCTTTCCGGACGCTGGCGAACGTGCTGCGGCCCAGCGACAACCTGCGCTCTGAGGAACTGCTCGCCTCCCTCGCCTCCCCGCCCGGCACCCTGACGCGGGCGCTGGGGCGCGAGTGGGCGGCGCTGTGGCAGCTCGGGGTGGACACCTCGGGCGTGGAACTCGCCGATGGTAGCGGCCTGAGCCGCGACAACCGCCTGACCGCGCGGGCGCTTGTTGATCTGCTGGACCGCATGTATGACGTGCCCTACGTGCGGGGCGAGGCGCGGGCCGAGGTGCCGGGCCAGACCTACCGGGCGCGGCGCAACGCCTTTGCCGAGGCGCTGCCGCAGGCGGGGGTAGGGGGCGACAAGGCGGGGCGGGGCGGCACCCTCGCGCTGAGAATGCAGGGCACCGGTCTGGACGTGCGGGCCAAGACGGGCACGCTGCCGGGCGTGTCAGCACTGGCGGGATACGTGACGGCGGAGAGCGGGCGGGTGCTGGGGTTCGCCCTGCTGATGAACGGGCCGCGTGAGACGCCGATTCTGACCCTGCGGGCAGTGCAGGATGAGGTGGTGGAGGCGGTGGCGGGGCGGTATTGA
- a CDS encoding cytochrome P450: MTTADSVPDTPRCPFGFSDTAALTRRPGPDPRDLPAVEADEAGVYRLHAFGPAREVLRSEGVRQAGFMSEMTRDVAFLGRAPVLFAEGEEHHEMRRSTARYFTPKQVDTYAPMIAGNVERLLTRLAHQGEANVDDLSLDLAVTVAAQVVGLTSSLLPGMERRITAFVEGGGDSEPGSQRRGSRAESLRQQTNLGLFYLLDVKPAIAARRREPGDDLISHLLSRGYSDMEIMTECLTYGTAGMVTTREFISVAAWHLLRNPELRTEYVHGTEAERHAILHEILRLEPVVNTLYRRAEEPLTVGGQTIPAGSLLALDIQGTNLDPEVVGEDAGAVCPARPLPRGVTAPVLSFGDGHHRCPGAFLAIKESDVFLRRLMMWQGLEVVSEPRVTFNEVVKGSELRGFRVRVR; this comes from the coding sequence ATGACCACCGCCGACTCTGTGCCCGACACCCCCCGCTGCCCCTTCGGGTTCAGCGATACCGCCGCCCTGACCCGCCGCCCCGGTCCCGACCCGCGCGACCTCCCGGCGGTGGAGGCTGATGAGGCTGGTGTCTACCGCCTGCACGCCTTCGGCCCTGCCCGCGAGGTGCTGCGCTCGGAGGGGGTGCGGCAGGCGGGCTTCATGTCGGAGATGACGCGCGACGTGGCCTTCCTGGGCCGCGCCCCGGTGCTGTTCGCGGAGGGCGAGGAACACCACGAGATGCGCCGCTCCACCGCCCGTTACTTCACGCCGAAGCAGGTGGACACCTACGCCCCGATGATCGCCGGGAACGTGGAGCGGCTGCTGACGCGGCTGGCCCACCAGGGTGAGGCGAATGTGGACGACCTCAGCCTGGACCTCGCCGTGACGGTCGCCGCGCAGGTCGTGGGCCTGACCAGCAGCCTGCTGCCGGGCATGGAGCGGCGCATCACCGCGTTCGTGGAGGGGGGCGGCGACAGCGAGCCGGGAAGCCAGCGCCGGGGCAGCCGCGCCGAGTCGCTGCGCCAGCAGACCAACCTGGGGCTGTTCTACCTGCTGGACGTCAAACCCGCCATCGCTGCCCGCCGCCGCGAGCCGGGCGACGACCTGATCTCGCACCTGCTCTCGCGCGGCTACAGCGACATGGAGATCATGACCGAGTGCCTGACCTACGGCACGGCGGGCATGGTAACCACCCGCGAGTTCATCAGCGTGGCGGCGTGGCACCTGCTGCGGAACCCCGAGCTGCGGACCGAGTATGTCCACGGCACCGAGGCCGAGCGGCACGCCATCCTGCACGAGATTCTGCGTCTCGAACCCGTCGTGAACACCCTCTACCGCCGCGCCGAGGAACCGCTCACCGTGGGCGGCCAGACCATCCCCGCCGGGAGCCTGCTCGCGCTGGACATTCAGGGCACCAACCTCGACCCGGAGGTGGTGGGCGAGGACGCAGGCGCGGTCTGCCCGGCCCGGCCCCTCCCGCGCGGGGTCACGGCCCCGGTCCTCTCCTTCGGGGACGGGCACCACCGCTGCCCCGGCGCCTTTCTGGCGATCAAGGAGTCGGACGTGTTCCTGCGCCGCCTGATGATGTGGCAGGGCCTGGAGGTCGTCTCTGAGCCGCGCGTCACCTTCAACGAGGTGGTCAAGGGCTCCGAGCTGCGCGGCTTCCGGGTGCGGGTGCGGTAG
- a CDS encoding Ppx/GppA phosphatase family protein yields the protein MRVAVADVGTNSSHLLIAEVRGEGGEPRVLDALKDRTRLGECLDAAGNLTPEGERRLREALTRFRDLAGAAGVAEVQVYATSALREAPNGPEVAARVGAEVGVYPVIISGEREGELTYLGAAHSVEFGTDNVLLDLGGGSLEFVRGGPERASDVLSLPLGAIRMTRAHLHSDPPRGGEVRAVRETVQAALRPHLERFRPGPDTRVILSSGTAEAAATLLAARGDEGPERVNGLSFTVAELGAALERVRSLPAARRARLPGLERRADTVVAGFAVLHAALEELGAQTFTVSEGALREGMLIEELERTAAYVSGLSPRQRSVLATAERFGANLGHARQVAALSRDLLAGLEAAGESFPPEARSLLTAAAGLHEVGQIVAQSSHHKHSAYLIRHAGLRGFSPREIELIAQLARYHRKSPPKPSHPEFMALPPADRALVSRLAAVLRVADGLDRSHAGQTRVRHLGRDAGGWTLGVEGATPLDREGMEAKADLWTREFGPLRLAVAEPVILGA from the coding sequence ATGAGGGTCGCTGTTGCCGACGTGGGCACCAATTCCAGCCATCTCCTGATTGCCGAAGTTCGCGGCGAGGGCGGCGAACCCCGCGTGCTGGACGCCCTCAAGGACCGCACCCGCCTGGGCGAGTGCCTGGACGCGGCCGGGAACCTGACCCCCGAGGGCGAGCGGCGGCTGCGCGAAGCCCTGACCCGCTTCCGCGACCTCGCGGGGGCGGCGGGCGTGGCCGAGGTGCAGGTCTACGCGACCTCCGCCCTGCGCGAGGCCCCCAACGGCCCGGAGGTCGCCGCCCGCGTGGGGGCCGAGGTGGGCGTCTACCCGGTCATCATCAGCGGGGAGCGCGAGGGCGAGCTGACGTACCTGGGCGCGGCGCACAGCGTGGAGTTCGGCACCGACAACGTGCTGCTGGACCTCGGCGGGGGCAGCCTAGAGTTTGTGCGGGGTGGTCCCGAGCGGGCGTCCGACGTGCTGAGCCTGCCGCTGGGCGCCATCCGCATGACGCGGGCGCACCTCCACAGCGACCCGCCCAGGGGGGGCGAAGTGCGGGCGGTCCGGGAAACGGTGCAGGCGGCCCTGCGGCCCCACCTGGAACGCTTCCGGCCCGGCCCGGATACCCGAGTGATCCTGTCGAGCGGGACCGCCGAAGCCGCCGCGACCCTGCTGGCCGCGCGGGGCGACGAGGGACCCGAGCGGGTCAACGGCCTGAGCTTCACAGTTGCGGAACTGGGGGCGGCGCTGGAGCGGGTGCGGTCCCTCCCGGCGGCGCGGCGGGCGCGGCTGCCGGGACTGGAGCGGCGGGCCGACACGGTGGTCGCGGGCTTCGCGGTGCTGCACGCGGCGCTGGAGGAACTGGGGGCGCAGACCTTTACCGTCAGCGAGGGGGCACTGCGCGAGGGGATGCTCATTGAGGAACTGGAACGCACCGCCGCCTACGTCTCGGGCCTCAGCCCCCGGCAGCGCAGCGTGCTGGCGACAGCCGAGCGCTTCGGGGCGAATCTCGGGCACGCGCGGCAGGTAGCGGCCCTGTCGCGGGACCTCCTGGCCGGGCTGGAGGCGGCGGGCGAATCCTTCCCCCCCGAGGCCCGCAGCCTGCTCACCGCCGCCGCCGGGTTGCACGAGGTCGGGCAGATCGTGGCGCAGAGCAGCCACCACAAACATTCGGCCTACCTGATCCGGCACGCGGGGCTGCGCGGCTTCTCCCCCCGCGAGATCGAACTCATCGCGCAACTCGCCCGTTACCACCGCAAGAGCCCGCCCAAGCCCTCGCACCCGGAGTTCATGGCGCTGCCCCCCGCCGACCGCGCCCTCGTCTCGCGGCTGGCGGCGGTGCTGCGGGTCGCGGACGGGCTGGACCGCTCGCACGCGGGGCAGACGCGGGTGCGACACCTGGGCCGGGACGCTGGGGGCTGGACCCTGGGCGTGGAGGGGGCTACCCCTCTGGACCGGGAGGGCATGGAGGCCAAGGCCGACCTCTGGACCCGCGAATTCGGCCCGCTGCGGCTGGCGGTGGCCGAGCCCGTTATCCTCGGCGCATGA
- a CDS encoding SDR family oxidoreductase — translation MTQPHDPATTFRPDLLRGKHALITGGGSGINLGIAQSFAAHGCAVTILGRNLEKAQNAARGIEEAGGRALGVSADVRDFAALQAAAQAGVDAFGPLDIVLAGAAGNFPAPVDGISPNGFKTVVDIDLLGTYNTIKACAPHLKTPGGTILSISAYGVPVPMQAHVVAAKAGVDALTQTLAVEWGLRGVRVNAIIPGPIDGTEGMARLAPDEKTRAAFTRTVPLGRFGVPQDIANAALFLVSDAASYVTGVILPVDGGQNMLGGAPQYQMYLGMQEAEGRKQKAEG, via the coding sequence ATGACCCAACCCCACGACCCCGCCACCACCTTCCGCCCCGACCTGCTGCGCGGCAAGCACGCCCTGATCACGGGCGGCGGCAGCGGCATCAACCTCGGCATCGCGCAGAGTTTCGCGGCCCACGGGTGCGCCGTAACCATCCTGGGGCGCAATCTGGAAAAAGCGCAGAACGCCGCCCGTGGCATTGAGGAAGCGGGGGGCCGTGCCCTGGGCGTGTCCGCCGACGTGCGCGACTTCGCGGCACTTCAGGCGGCGGCGCAGGCGGGTGTGGACGCCTTCGGGCCGCTCGACATCGTGCTGGCGGGGGCGGCGGGGAACTTCCCGGCTCCGGTGGACGGCATCTCGCCCAACGGGTTCAAGACCGTCGTGGACATCGACCTGCTGGGCACCTACAACACCATCAAGGCGTGTGCGCCGCACCTGAAGACGCCCGGCGGGACCATCCTCTCCATCAGCGCCTACGGGGTGCCGGTGCCCATGCAGGCGCATGTGGTCGCGGCGAAGGCGGGGGTGGACGCCCTCACCCAGACGCTGGCGGTGGAGTGGGGCCTGCGTGGGGTGCGAGTCAACGCGATTATTCCCGGTCCCATCGACGGCACCGAGGGCATGGCCCGCCTCGCCCCCGACGAGAAGACCCGCGCGGCCTTTACCCGCACCGTGCCGCTGGGCCGCTTCGGGGTGCCGCAGGACATCGCCAACGCCGCCCTTTTCCTCGTTTCCGACGCCGCGAGCTACGTGACGGGTGTGATTCTGCCCGTGGACGGCGGCCAGAACATGCTGGGCGGGGCGCCGCAGTACCAGATGTACCTGGGGATGCAGGAGGCCGAAGGGCGCAAGCAGAAGGCAGAAGGCTAA
- a CDS encoding MarR family winged helix-turn-helix transcriptional regulator codes for MRDPDPLQTPELAFLTALWDVWQALSERGEAELRGRHGLDLRSFIALAYVQGGTTQPAALARELGVPRYEVSRVLAALEAQGAVTRGHHDPDARRVTVAVTPAGRALWEGALETVREVTGPALAALPPTDRAGLPRSLSAVAAATRAFSTPQEMTP; via the coding sequence GTGCGCGACCCCGACCCCCTCCAGACGCCCGAACTGGCCTTCCTGACGGCCCTATGGGACGTGTGGCAGGCCCTCAGCGAGCGGGGCGAGGCCGAGTTGCGGGGGCGGCACGGGCTGGACCTGCGCTCCTTTATCGCGCTGGCTTACGTGCAGGGCGGGACCACGCAGCCCGCTGCCCTCGCCCGCGAGCTGGGGGTGCCCCGCTACGAGGTCAGCCGGGTGCTCGCCGCGCTGGAGGCGCAGGGGGCCGTCACGCGCGGCCACCACGACCCCGACGCCCGGCGGGTGACCGTCGCCGTGACCCCGGCGGGCCGTGCCCTGTGGGAAGGGGCGCTGGAGACGGTGCGGGAAGTGACTGGCCCCGCACTCGCCGCCCTGCCCCCCACCGACCGCGCGGGTCTGCCCCGTTCCCTCAGCGCTGTCGCCGCAGCGACCCGCGCTTTCTCAACTCCCCAGGAGATGACCCCATGA
- a CDS encoding enoyl-CoA hydratase-related protein, which translates to MTYESVRLSHAGEVATLTLAHPKSAFGPATWRDIPQALRELGEVRVLIVRGERHFSVGLDVAATAPLIAPTLGDPEGFSALVAEMHAAIEGLAALPIPVIAAIDGWCIGAGLELASACDVRICSAGARFSLPEVKLGITADLGGLQRLPHLIGRGRTAHLALTGEPIDATTAERWGLVTEVHTDADTLYARADALAAHLAALPPRALEGTKRTLHDGLPHAESLAAAVEWNARHMTADALLSAIKKA; encoded by the coding sequence ATGACCTATGAAAGCGTGCGCCTCTCCCACGCGGGCGAGGTGGCGACCCTGACCCTGGCGCACCCCAAGAGTGCGTTTGGCCCGGCGACGTGGCGCGACATTCCCCAGGCCCTGCGTGAGCTGGGAGAAGTCCGCGTGCTGATCGTGCGCGGCGAGCGGCACTTCAGCGTGGGGCTGGATGTGGCGGCGACCGCCCCCCTGATCGCCCCCACGCTGGGCGACCCCGAGGGATTCTCGGCGCTGGTGGCCGAGATGCACGCGGCCATTGAGGGGCTGGCGGCGTTGCCCATCCCGGTGATCGCCGCCATTGACGGCTGGTGCATCGGTGCGGGGCTGGAGCTGGCCTCGGCGTGTGACGTGCGGATTTGCAGCGCGGGCGCCCGCTTCAGCCTGCCGGAGGTCAAGCTGGGCATCACCGCCGATCTGGGGGGCCTCCAGCGCCTGCCCCACCTCATCGGACGGGGCCGGACGGCGCACCTCGCGCTGACGGGGGAACCCATCGACGCGACCACCGCCGAACGCTGGGGTCTCGTCACCGAAGTTCATACGGATGCGGACACGCTCTATGCCCGTGCCGATGCGCTCGCCGCCCACCTCGCCGCCCTGCCCCCGAGGGCGCTGGAAGGCACCAAGCGGACCCTGCACGACGGCCTGCCGCACGCCGAAAGCCTCGCCGCCGCCGTGGAGTGGAACGCCCGGCACATGACGGCGGACGCGCTGCTGAGCGCCATCAAGAAAGCCTGA
- the xseA gene encoding exodeoxyribonuclease VII large subunit, with translation MTGRRKKGATRPPEQFLDLVDVLGYVEQVIARGVPGAVWVRAEIASLTDRRHLYLDLVQLDGGAEVAKCRATVWARERFALEGKFRRVTGGGGLTAGLKVLLFCTAEFHAQYGFSLNVLDVAPEFTVGDAALRLDALRETLVREGVYGLNRTLPAPTDFARVAVISPEGAAGLGDFRREVDALEAAGVLDLVYLEATFQGAAAADSLTAAIAEARAAHEDEPLDALVVIRGGGAVTDLAWLNDLAVARALATFPAPVITGLGHARDDTLPDEVAHTRTDTPSKAAALIVRTVAAAAAQAQEDARRIRAHGREALVNAEAGSRWALDRVLGSARRQADTARLNTDALMRQALGLTPERTLARGYVLVRDEAGRPVTRAAGVGPGERLTLEFADGTVAVQERGQPAVATPSQPPPQGGRSRH, from the coding sequence GTGACCGGGCGCCGCAAGAAGGGCGCGACCCGCCCGCCCGAGCAGTTCCTGGACCTCGTGGACGTGCTGGGGTACGTCGAGCAGGTCATCGCGCGGGGGGTGCCGGGCGCCGTGTGGGTGCGGGCGGAAATCGCCAGCCTCACCGACCGCCGTCACCTCTACCTGGACCTCGTGCAACTCGACGGCGGCGCGGAGGTCGCCAAGTGCCGCGCGACCGTGTGGGCACGCGAACGCTTCGCGCTGGAGGGCAAGTTCCGCCGGGTGACTGGGGGCGGAGGGCTGACGGCGGGGCTCAAGGTGCTGCTCTTTTGCACCGCCGAGTTCCACGCGCAGTACGGCTTTTCCCTGAACGTTCTGGATGTGGCGCCCGAATTCACCGTGGGAGACGCGGCCCTGCGGCTGGACGCCCTCCGCGAGACGCTGGTGCGCGAGGGGGTCTACGGCCTGAACCGCACCCTGCCTGCCCCCACCGATTTCGCGCGGGTGGCGGTCATCAGCCCAGAGGGGGCGGCGGGATTGGGCGACTTCCGGCGCGAGGTGGACGCGCTGGAGGCGGCGGGCGTGCTGGACCTCGTGTATCTGGAGGCGACCTTTCAGGGAGCGGCGGCGGCGGACAGCCTGACGGCGGCGATTGCCGAGGCGCGGGCCGCGCACGAGGATGAACCGCTGGACGCGCTCGTCGTGATTCGCGGGGGTGGGGCGGTGACCGATCTCGCCTGGCTCAACGACCTCGCGGTGGCGCGTGCCCTGGCGACCTTTCCGGCCCCGGTGATCACGGGCCTGGGCCACGCCCGCGACGACACCCTCCCCGACGAGGTGGCCCACACCCGCACCGACACGCCCAGCAAGGCGGCCGCCCTGATTGTCCGCACCGTGGCGGCCGCTGCCGCCCAAGCTCAGGAAGATGCCCGCCGCATCCGCGCCCACGGCCGGGAAGCCCTCGTGAATGCCGAAGCCGGGTCGCGCTGGGCACTGGACCGGGTGCTGGGAAGCGCCCGCCGACAGGCCGACACTGCCCGCCTGAATACCGACGCCCTGATGCGGCAGGCGCTGGGACTCACGCCAGAGCGTACCCTCGCACGGGGCTACGTGCTGGTGCGAGACGAGGCGGGGAGGCCCGTGACGCGGGCGGCGGGGGTGGGGCCGGGGGAGCGGCTGACGCTGGAGTTTGCGGACGGGACGGTCGCCGTGCAGGAACGAGGGCAACCTGCGGTGGCCACCCCCTCCCAGCCTCCCCCACAAGGGGGGAGGAGTAGACATTGA
- a CDS encoding (deoxy)nucleoside triphosphate pyrophosphohydrolase: MRTVVAGILERDGKVLVGARSAPAWAAGFWEFPGGKVEGEETLAEALAREWREELGAEVEVLDEVYRSALDTPVGPFTLVALRLRLLSEDPRPLEHRALAWVAPADLTRLRLLPSNVPIAAALVALDG, from the coding sequence ATGCGAACCGTCGTGGCGGGCATTCTGGAGCGGGACGGCAAGGTGCTGGTGGGCGCACGCTCGGCCCCAGCGTGGGCAGCGGGCTTCTGGGAGTTTCCGGGCGGCAAGGTGGAGGGCGAGGAGACGCTGGCTGAGGCCCTCGCCCGCGAGTGGCGTGAGGAACTCGGCGCCGAGGTCGAGGTGCTGGACGAGGTCTACCGCTCGGCGCTGGACACCCCGGTCGGCCCCTTCACGCTGGTGGCGCTGCGGTTGCGCCTGCTGTCGGAGGATCCCCGGCCGCTGGAGCACCGCGCCCTGGCCTGGGTCGCGCCCGCCGACCTGACCCGGCTGCGGCTGTTGCCCAGCAACGTGCCCATCGCGGCGGCGTTGGTGGCCTTGGACGGTTAG
- a CDS encoding fluoride efflux transporter FluC produces MAGGALGAAARYGVGLGLAPLAARGGWPWPTLLVNVVGSLLLGLTLGLVGRGVWPEAGRLAFGTGVLGAFTTFSAFSAELDGLLSRGAGGTAALYAVLSVGLGVGAAVTGRLLAERL; encoded by the coding sequence ATGGCGGGCGGTGCCCTGGGCGCGGCGGCCCGCTACGGGGTCGGACTGGGGCTGGCGCCGCTGGCCGCGCGGGGTGGGTGGCCCTGGCCCACGCTGCTGGTCAACGTGGTGGGGTCGCTGCTGCTGGGCCTGACCCTGGGGCTGGTGGGGCGCGGCGTGTGGCCGGAAGCGGGGCGGCTGGCCTTCGGGACCGGGGTGCTGGGGGCCTTCACGACCTTCTCGGCGTTCAGCGCGGAACTGGACGGACTGCTGAGCCGGGGCGCGGGAGGCACGGCGGCGCTGTACGCGGTCCTCAGCGTGGGGCTGGGGGTGGGCGCCGCCGTGACCGGGCGCCTGCTGGCGGAGCGGCTGTGA
- a CDS encoding BON domain-containing protein, whose product MTRYRDDRYDDRDMTSDDRRGMMDRGWGRDQGRDDDRRGERYLYADRAGMGGGMGQGRSMDDDRSGYGMGRGQGMGSMSSGSQDYGQERYGQGSSRSSYSSYSDDRRMSGGMGMGDDRYGRQTYVADPQGGMDDRYGRSSMGGQYGGSQYGQSGGGQYGSSSSSGRMGMSGSMSGMDSHRGKGPKGYQRSDDRIREMVNDTLEDDDHVDASDIEVQVQGGEVTLTGTVSDRQQKRRAEEAIEHLRGVRDVHNHLRVSRGGMGQGSGGSGMVMSSMGQGSAGQSGMGQSGMSQSGMGQSSMSGDMDNRGMDTSGMGQTSLGGSSMGQSSSGLGGSSTGGMMGDTQTSMGQTGSSQTSMGSTAGGTGMGGSSDSSVDRTGSTGYSSDTDTPAGSLGSSVDSDRANDTKK is encoded by the coding sequence ATGACCCGTTACCGTGATGACCGTTACGACGACCGCGATATGACCAGCGACGACCGCCGCGGAATGATGGACCGTGGCTGGGGCCGCGACCAGGGCCGGGATGACGACCGCCGGGGCGAGCGTTACCTGTACGCCGACCGCGCGGGCATGGGCGGCGGGATGGGCCAGGGCCGCAGCATGGACGACGACCGCTCCGGTTACGGCATGGGGCGCGGGCAGGGCATGGGCAGCATGAGCTCCGGCTCGCAGGACTATGGGCAGGAGCGCTACGGGCAGGGCAGCTCCCGCTCGTCCTATTCCTCGTACTCCGATGACCGCCGAATGTCGGGGGGCATGGGCATGGGCGACGACCGCTATGGCCGCCAGACCTACGTGGCCGATCCGCAGGGCGGCATGGATGACCGTTACGGGCGCTCCTCGATGGGGGGCCAGTACGGGGGCAGTCAGTATGGCCAGTCGGGCGGCGGGCAGTACGGCAGCTCGTCCAGCTCCGGCAGGATGGGCATGTCAGGCAGCATGAGCGGCATGGACAGTCACCGGGGCAAGGGACCCAAGGGCTACCAGCGCAGCGACGACCGCATCCGCGAGATGGTGAACGACACGCTCGAAGACGACGACCATGTGGACGCCAGCGACATCGAGGTGCAGGTGCAGGGCGGCGAGGTTACCCTGACGGGCACCGTGAGTGACCGCCAGCAGAAGCGCCGCGCCGAGGAAGCCATCGAGCACCTGCGCGGCGTGCGCGACGTGCACAACCACCTGCGCGTGTCGCGGGGCGGCATGGGTCAGGGCAGCGGCGGCTCCGGCATGGTGATGTCCAGCATGGGCCAGGGCAGCGCGGGTCAATCTGGCATGGGCCAATCCGGGATGAGCCAGTCTGGAATGGGGCAGTCCAGCATGAGCGGCGACATGGACAACCGGGGCATGGACACCTCCGGCATGGGGCAGACCAGCCTCGGCGGATCCAGCATGGGCCAGAGCAGCAGCGGCCTGGGCGGGAGCAGCACCGGCGGCATGATGGGCGACACTCAGACGAGCATGGGCCAGACGGGCAGCAGCCAGACCAGCATGGGCAGCACGGCGGGCGGCACCGGGATGGGCGGGAGCAGCGACTCCAGCGTGGACCGCACTGGCAGCACCGGCTACAGCTCGGACACCGATACCCCCGCCGGGTCGCTGGGCAGCAGCGTGGACAGCGACCGCGCCAACGACACCAAGAAGTAA
- the pdxY gene encoding pyridoxal kinase PdxY, which yields MTAADPAAPQTSLPHNILSIQSWVSYGHVGNAAAVFPLQRLGFEVWAIHTVQFSNHTGYGAWTGSVFPPEHVAQIIDGIEARGALPSCGAVLSGYMGSEGTVDAVVGAVRRVRAANPQALYCCDPVMGDVGRGVFVRPELPELIGERAVPEADLVTPNQFELELLTGRTVKTLDDALGAARLLRGRLREGGPRIVVVTSLVREDAPEGVIETLAVTGEGAWLCRTPLLPLDPPRNGTGDAIAALFFGHFLQTGDAGEALSLSMSALYALLELTHRAGTREIQLVAAQDEYVRPSRVFPAERVG from the coding sequence ATGACCGCCGCCGACCCTGCCGCCCCGCAGACCAGCCTCCCGCACAACATCCTCAGCATTCAGTCGTGGGTGAGCTACGGCCACGTCGGGAATGCCGCCGCCGTCTTCCCCCTTCAGCGCCTGGGCTTCGAGGTCTGGGCCATCCATACGGTGCAGTTTTCCAACCACACCGGGTATGGGGCGTGGACGGGAAGCGTCTTTCCGCCCGAGCACGTCGCGCAAATCATCGACGGCATCGAGGCGCGGGGAGCGCTGCCCTCCTGCGGGGCCGTGCTGAGCGGTTACATGGGCTCGGAGGGCACCGTGGACGCCGTGGTGGGCGCGGTGCGGCGGGTGCGGGCGGCCAACCCGCAGGCGCTGTACTGCTGCGACCCGGTGATGGGCGACGTGGGGCGCGGGGTGTTCGTGCGGCCCGAGCTGCCGGAGCTGATCGGCGAGCGGGCGGTGCCGGAAGCCGACCTCGTGACGCCCAACCAGTTCGAGCTGGAACTGCTGACCGGGCGCACGGTGAAGACGCTGGACGACGCGCTGGGCGCAGCCCGGCTCCTGCGCGGGCGGCTGCGGGAGGGCGGTCCCCGCATCGTGGTCGTGACCAGCCTGGTGCGCGAGGACGCCCCGGAAGGTGTGATTGAGACGCTGGCCGTCACCGGGGAGGGCGCGTGGCTGTGCCGCACGCCGCTGCTGCCCCTGGACCCGCCGCGCAACGGGACCGGGGACGCCATCGCCGCGCTGTTTTTCGGGCACTTCCTCCAGACCGGGGACGCGGGCGAGGCCCTGAGCCTCAGCATGAGCGCCCTGTATGCGCTGCTGGAGCTGACCCACCGCGCCGGAACCCGCGAGATTCAACTTGTGGCCGCGCAGGACGAATATGTGCGGCCCTCGCGGGTGTTCCCGGCGGAGCGGGTGGGCTAA